From a single Nicotiana tomentosiformis chromosome 2, ASM39032v3, whole genome shotgun sequence genomic region:
- the LOC104100121 gene encoding uncharacterized protein produces MGSWNIGTLMGKSIELGKILQKRKINIACVQKTRWKGMRGRDINGFKLWYSGGVVGNNGVGILVGMDLIEMVVDVRRVNDILMTIKLVVGGFTINVISTYTPQVGLGKEVKKHFWDDLDEVVRGIPHAGKFFIGGDFNGNIGVIAMGYDEVHGGFGFEDRNEGSTSLLDFDKAFDLVLANSCFQKWEQHLVTFWSKVARTRIDYLLLRRGYRGLCTDFKVIPSECQSTQHRPLIMDLEVK; encoded by the coding sequence ATGGGGTCCTGGAACATAGGCACACTGATGGGAAAGTCTATAGAGTTAGGAAAGATTCTTCAAAAGAGAAAGATTAATATAGCATGTGTCCAGAAGACTAGGTGGAAGGGTATGAGGGGTCGAGATATTAACGGGTTTAAGCTATGGTATTCAGGAGGGGTTGTGGGCAATAACGGGGTAGGTATTTTAGTTGGTATGGATCTCATAGAGATGGTAGTTGATGTTAGGAGGGTGAATGATATACTAATGACTATTAAGCTAGTGGTTGGTGGGTTCACTATTAACGTGATTAGCACTTATACGCCTCAAGTGGGCCTGGGCAAGGAGGTCAAAAAGCACTTCTGGGACGATTTGGACGAGGTTGTGCGTGGTATTCCACACGCTGGGAAGTTTTTCATAGGGGGTGATTTTAATGGCAATATTGGGGTGATTGCTATGGGTTATGATGAGGTGCATGGCGGGTTCGGTTTCGAAGATAGGAACGAGGGCAGTACCTCattgttggattttgataaagcGTTTGACTTGGTGTTAGCTAATTCATGTTTCCAGAAGTGGGAGCAACACTTGGTCACTTTCTGGAGTAAGGTAGCCAGGACTCGGATTGATTACCTTCTCCTTAGGAGGGGTTATAGAGGCCTTTGCACTGATTTCAAGGTTATCCCAAGTGAGTGTCAGTCGACGCAACATAGGCCCTTGATAATGGACTTGGAGGTCAAGTGA